The region ccgactttcaagaaagggattgagaaagaattgacgagaggaataaagaaaaggactggaaaAGGAAGAATATGGacctttaatataattgtccTGTATTCGAATCGTCAGGTACAGACCAGTCGCCGCACAACGGGCACCGTATGTCCGTCGTGACGAGCGCCGCCAGCGCTTGCGGCGGCTCGCGGCCGGCGCACACGCGGCTGCTCGTCTTGGAGACCGGGTATTATGGCGGCGATCCCGTTGCCGTCGTCTTGTTGAAGCCTATAACTGGTGTGTTGTTTGAGAAATttcgaaagaatagaaaaaaaaaattatcacgaggcgggattcgaactcgcgtctttttttacgtcatagtcgacaatggagctggtgggtcggcTGATGCTAAGCGctgccaccgcccataaacatttggagaggagtaaggtcaattgcagaccttacgcctctacaaatggattgccgactttaaattggaaagggattaagaaaggatagACGTAGGGAACGAAGGAAAAGACTGGAacgggtaaggaaaaggatataggcctctggctcccccacttaccgtacgaaacacaacagTAAGcaattatttcacgccggttttcggtgagggtgtggtacttccccggtgtgaTCTGGACCAATTCGTGCCCaagtgtgctcgactcccacaaaaaaaatatgcattacaAATATCTTTTTGCTGAAACTGAATTCTGTACTTacacagaaataaatatagaaggctatatatggtaacaaaaatctaaaatttacCCATACAAGATACTTACTCTATACCAGTCACTCTGCGTGTAGGGTTATTTGAAAAGAACCGAATGAAAATGTGGAATTTAAACAGATTTgcatatagtattttcttgtgtttgattttacgcgactattatacatttagaaattaaaaactttttaacggattttaagtTTTCAGTCCACcttgaccacgctcgctgtaaagtgttcgaaacgtcgggataataataatataatgaataaatctcttttaaaatccattaaaaagtttttcatttctaGATTTgcatatgttaaataataatttaacacacGCATATACCAGGTCGTCGTCATCAACTCCGCGTGCACTGTCACGCGATAGGTCACACGATACTCGGCGACTACACGTACAGCGATCGAGGCGATATAGCCCCTCACAGGATGTTCCTGCATGCTACTAGGTGAGCTTTCATTACATAATCTTTTTTAcgtcacagcgggcaactgagctggtgattcccctgatggtaagcgatcaccgcccatgaacagagcagaggtaaATGTGCGCAAATGTGCTGCCCGTTTTAAGGGTAAGGGGTTAAAAAAGGATTGGCGATTGGGAagtaggaatggactgggaaaggtacTCTTAGAGGACTCGTAAACGGAGTTTTACACATCACCCGCCTTAATAAATTGccaatattgaaatttggtcGCTTTTACTGAACTGTACAAGTTGATATCCTATTTCACTACTATGTATAGATTTAGACCCAGGAAGGACAAACGATAGATTTTTGTCCGAAATCCTACGGAAACGGATACTATACATAGAGGGGGAAGAAAGCTAgtattgcataatattatgcCTAAGGGCcctctttataacatttctcatttatacagcatttcaatgctataaaacaaaatcaatatttcatatattacaatagcatataaattgattaatctTATTTTCAGATTGGTCTTACCTCTACAACAAAAACCATTAGACATACAGACTTCCGAACCTTTCTTCAATGATCCAGAGTTTACTGCCAAATGGAAGTCTCTACGCGTTTTCTacaaatacagaaataaagAGGAATTGGTCGCCGCTTGCGATGATATTGATAGACAATATATCATTGgcgtaaaatataaagatttcagcattcaataaattatgtggtcattttaatatgttttgttattcaCAAGCGTCCgagtatatttatgaaacatcCCTAGATgccctaataatattataattaatacgaGAGTAAAACTTTTAAGAAAGAAGGCAGGAGCAAAGTCTAAATTAAAGTTGTCAAATTCTGACAGTAACcgggaaaaatttaatataattcgaaATCGCTGCAATANNNNNNNNNNNNNNNNNNNNNNNNNNNNNNNNNNNNNNNNNNNNNNNNNNNNNNNNNNNNNNNNNNNNNNNNNNNNNNNNNNNNNNNNNNNNNNNNNNNNNNNNNNNNNNNNNNNNNNNNNNNNNNNNNNNNNNNNNNNNNNNNNNNNNNNNNNNNNNNNNNNNNNNNNNNNNNNNNNNNNNNNNNNNNNNNNNNNNNNNNNNNNNNNNNNNNNNNNNNNNNNNNNNNNNNNNNNNNNNNNNNNNNNNNNNNNNNNNNNNNNNNNNNNNNNNNNNNNNNNNNNNNNNNNNNNNNNNNNNNNNNNNNNNNNNNNNNNNNNNNNNNNNNNNNNNNNNNNNNNNNNNNNNNNNNNNNNNNNNNNNNNNNNNNNNNNNNNNNNNNNNNNNNNNNNNNNNNNNNNNNNNNNNNNNNNNNNNNNNNNNNNNNNNNNNNNNNNNNNNNNNNNNNNNNNNNNNNNNNNNNNNNNNNNNNNNNNNNNNNNNNNNNNNNNNNNNNNNNNNNNNNNNNNNNNNNNNNNNNNNNNNNNNNNNNNNNNNNNNNNNNNNNNNNNNNNNNNNNNNNNNNNNNNNNNNNNNNNNNNNNNNNNNNNNNNNNNNNNNNNNNNNNNNNNNNNNNNNNNNNNNNNNNNNNNNNNNNNNNNNNNNNNNNNNNNNNNNNNNNNNNNNNNNNNNNNNNNNNNNNNNNNNNNNNNNNNNNNNNNNNNNNNNNNNNNNNNNNNNNNNNNNNNNNNNNNNNNNNNNNNNNNNNNNNNNNNNNNNNNNNNNNNNNNNNNNNNNNNNNNNNNNNNNNNNNNNNNNNNNNNNNNNNNNNNNNNNNNNNNNNNNNNNNNNNNNNNNNNNNNNNNNNNNNNNNNNNNNNNNNNNNNNNNNNNNNNNNNNNNNNNNNNNNNNNNNNNNNNNNNNNNNNNNNNNNNNNNNNNNNNNNNNNNNNNNNNNNNNNNNNNNNNNNNNNNNNNNNNNNNNNNNNNNNNNNNNNNNNNNNNNNNNNNNNNNNNNNNNNNCTTTTACGGCTGGTTCGATCTTCACACAGCCAACCCTCCTCTTTTCTCATACGGGCTTGGGACCGTCAATGGCAGAGTAATTGAATGAActaatgtttgagtttgataagTAGTACAAGGTACTCTTAGGTACCTCTAGCAATATACAGATTTACAGGTAACTAAACTAGCatctatgattatttattttcaaacagtAGCCACTACCCACTGCATAGTCAAACTAAATTCCCACGAGAATGAAATGTTTCACTGTGGACAAGAATATGTTAATCTTTCGCATGGTAACTATAGGcagatataaaaatcagaTCATAAAATCGCTTTATTGCAATGTGAAAgcaagataaacaaacaaacacaaaattttgttataacattaatatggATTTCATTCAACATCCCATTTATTAGGAACTATCCTTAGGAATGGGAGGATGAACTATCtgatcttaatattataagcaaatCTGCATcttagtatattaaatttgatttaaaacaattgacttaatttatttatctattgctGTTAGTAAAAtggttattatacatacatttttcaagGAATTCAGATTTCGCTacaaatttatagataatatatgagctaatttgaaattaatcgataatatcacaatacaatttgttcattgtttattattcattaatacgCTTACAAACGACATTATTTTGGTAAATACAGTTACACtactcaataaaataaagattatatatatttctttgggAAACCTACCGCAATTTCATTCactatttgtttgaaaaaataataaacattagaaTCACGAATGCACGATAATTTGCGCCCAGAACACAGACAGGCGGAACATAGCGCGCTCAttgcgatttttttaaatatatgaatagttttatgattattcaagtaatctattttgtataaaacacttcaaaaaatcaattttttattttgtttaaaaatccCTAGCGTCCTTTCAAAATCCTAAACGTCACTGTCATTGCATACTGCACAACAGCAAAGCAATGAGCTAAAACAGTTGACGTTCAGTGCAGCTGTACCGGTAGTTGTAATAAGTAACAATACCGATTTTTGTACaggatataaaatgaaattttattctttttaacaaTCTTTGTCTTTTTTCTTCACGTCATAAAAGTAGAAGagtgtgtttatttgattgaacGCACTGTTTTCAGgatatgaattgaaaatttatttttaggagCACTAATAAggaaagtttaaataatattattttgggGAGCAGACAAATATGTGTCTATCAGAGTGTCTATTAAAGAcgatgttatattaatttctatgtTTCTGTAGTTTCTACAAAGTAggaaaatcctactaatattataaatgcgagtttgtaaggatgtgtgtttttgttgctctttgccatgaaatttggtacttagctggacaactggaataatatataggcaacgtttatcccgatattcctataggatatggacttacgcaggtgaaaccgcggggcgcagctagtactatatactctcgtatttatttatttatttatttatttatgatcctttattgtacaaacttaGAAACAACAAGAACACAGTAAACAGAAAAGACATCGTTTGTACAAGAGGCGGCCTTANNNNNNNNNNNNNNNNNNNNNNNNNNNNNNNNNNNNNNNNNNNNNNNNNNNNNNNNNNNNNNNNNNNNNNNNNNNNNNNNNNNNNNNNNNNNNNNNNNNNNNNNNNNNNNNNNNNNNNNNNNNNNNNNNNNNNNNNNNNNNNNNNNNNNNNNNNNNNNNNNNNNNNNNNNNNNNNNNNNNNNNNNNNNNNNNNNNNNNNNNNNNNNNNNNNNNNNNNNNNNNNNNNNNNNNNNNNNNNNNNNNNNNNNNNNNNNNNNNNNNNNNNNNNNNN is a window of Zerene cesonia ecotype Mississippi unplaced genomic scaffold, Zerene_cesonia_1.1 Zces_u003, whole genome shotgun sequence DNA encoding:
- the LOC119838532 gene encoding RNA pseudouridylate synthase domain-containing protein 1-like is translated as MAVEKLFESDDFLVVNKPYDMYINSDDANEKNTVTCHIASHDSHLSTSSNPLYFVQRLDYSTSGVLCIAKNKTTAANAGKLFEKRLTKKYYMAVVRGHPEFQLAEIRYAVGTDQSPHNGHRMSVVTSAASACGGSRPAHTRLLVLETGYYGGDPVAVVLLKPITGRRHQLRVHCHAIGHTILGDYTYSDRGDIAPHRMFLHATRLVLPLQQKPLDIQTSEPFFNDPEFTAKWKSLRVFYKYRNKEELVAACDDIDRQYIIGVKYKDFSIQ